One Nocardia iowensis DNA window includes the following coding sequences:
- a CDS encoding TetR/AcrR family transcriptional regulator — protein MAGRREESSAESRRRLLEAATELVAEVGPRGTSVQAVAERAGISRGSIAWHFGSKDGLIVEVVTHAFATAEQEYRKRIAEAGTVTLGVLIDAHLAVVDAPCGRTFATVLPEVMLAPGPIRDAYVAGYQNSRRFWVDAVREVTADAPGMPDPATLADVLFGSAIGVNVMHRLDAGVDPGTGLGSLQQVFQLALDKSTKDATAS, from the coding sequence ATGGCCGGTCGTCGTGAGGAGTCATCCGCAGAGAGCCGTCGTCGCCTGCTCGAGGCGGCGACCGAGTTGGTCGCCGAGGTCGGGCCGCGCGGCACCTCGGTGCAGGCGGTGGCGGAGCGGGCAGGCATCAGCCGCGGCTCGATCGCCTGGCATTTCGGGTCCAAGGACGGGCTGATCGTCGAGGTGGTCACGCACGCCTTCGCGACGGCGGAGCAGGAGTACCGCAAGCGCATTGCCGAGGCGGGGACGGTGACGCTCGGTGTCCTGATCGACGCGCACCTGGCCGTCGTCGACGCGCCGTGCGGGCGCACCTTCGCGACCGTGCTGCCCGAGGTCATGTTGGCGCCGGGGCCGATTCGCGACGCGTATGTCGCGGGCTACCAGAACAGCAGGCGGTTCTGGGTCGACGCGGTGCGGGAGGTCACCGCGGATGCACCCGGTATGCCCGATCCAGCAACGCTCGCGGATGTGTTGTTCGGCAGCGCGATCGGTGTCAATGTGATGCACCGGCTCGATGCGGGCGTGGATCCGGGCACCGGGCTCGGCTCACTGCAGCAGGTCTTCCAGCTCGCGCTGGACAAGTCCACGAAGGATGCGACCGCGTCGTAA
- a CDS encoding fumarylacetoacetate hydrolase family protein has product MRLITFVAQGRQRVGALLDEDTTVVDLTAAAPDRPEFGSMLALIESGPAGLVRAAELVAARPTTALVDPKAVRWCAPLPRPPRVRDCALFTEHLAVALREMARRQAAAADDPDAAFDQLIASGRFTLHPLFAERVLYYNVDPLAISGPDDTIAPPEDATELDYELEIAAVVGRDGRDIAPDDADGYVFGYTICNDWSARDLQLKLMQTGVGAGASKDFSTTLGPCLVTADEVPDPYALAMRARVNGEQFSLGSTASMTHTFAEAIAQFSRIGGVYAGEVIASGTVASGTGFDAGRHLKPGDIVELEIDGIGTLRNQVSL; this is encoded by the coding sequence ATGCGCCTCATCACGTTCGTTGCCCAAGGTCGCCAACGAGTCGGAGCCCTGCTCGACGAGGACACCACCGTCGTCGACTTGACCGCCGCCGCCCCGGATCGCCCCGAATTCGGCTCGATGCTCGCGCTGATCGAGTCCGGGCCCGCCGGTCTGGTCCGGGCGGCCGAGTTGGTCGCCGCCCGGCCGACCACCGCGCTGGTCGATCCGAAGGCGGTCCGCTGGTGCGCTCCCCTGCCTCGGCCGCCACGGGTTCGTGACTGCGCCCTGTTCACCGAGCACCTGGCCGTCGCCCTGCGCGAAATGGCCCGCCGGCAAGCCGCCGCGGCCGACGACCCCGACGCCGCCTTCGACCAGCTCATCGCCAGCGGCCGCTTCACCCTGCACCCGCTCTTCGCCGAACGCGTCCTGTACTACAACGTCGATCCGCTGGCCATCAGCGGACCGGACGACACGATCGCACCACCCGAGGACGCCACCGAGCTCGACTACGAACTCGAAATCGCCGCGGTGGTCGGGCGCGACGGACGCGACATCGCACCCGACGACGCCGACGGATACGTCTTCGGATACACGATCTGCAATGACTGGAGCGCCCGGGATCTCCAGTTGAAACTCATGCAAACCGGCGTGGGAGCCGGTGCGAGCAAAGACTTTTCGACAACGCTCGGCCCCTGTCTGGTCACCGCGGACGAAGTGCCCGACCCCTATGCGCTCGCCATGCGTGCCCGGGTGAACGGCGAGCAGTTCTCGCTCGGCAGCACCGCGTCGATGACGCACACCTTCGCGGAGGCGATCGCCCAGTTCAGCCGGATCGGCGGCGTCTATGCGGGGGAAGTAATCGCCTCGGGCACCGTGGCCTCCGGCACGGGCTTCGATGCGGGCAGGCACCTGAAGCCGGGCGACATCGTCGAACTCGAGATCGACGGCATCGGCACGCTGCGCAACCAGGTGTCGCTGTGA
- a CDS encoding TetR/AcrR family transcriptional regulator yields MGDGVRVKPDIAPARRRGRPPAAESTAGDTRERIVRAAVELFAEKGFHGTGVAEIGDRADVQRGALYYHIRSKEELLWQILHDYIQLMLIDAERIAASTDDPITKLRKLIHSHVGLIIDHRREVAIQLRDVTALSGERGAELQELRDRVQHCWQRVIDAGHAAGLLRTDDHVVTNSVLGMLNMVTFWYRPHGGRSPAEIADILATTFLDGVVTTTDNHTKG; encoded by the coding sequence ATGGGCGATGGGGTGCGGGTCAAGCCCGACATCGCGCCCGCGCGCAGGCGCGGCCGCCCACCCGCCGCCGAATCCACGGCAGGCGATACGCGGGAGCGGATCGTGCGTGCCGCGGTGGAACTGTTCGCGGAGAAGGGATTCCACGGCACCGGTGTGGCCGAGATCGGTGACCGCGCCGACGTGCAGCGTGGCGCGCTGTACTACCACATCCGCTCCAAAGAGGAACTGCTGTGGCAGATCCTGCACGATTACATTCAGTTGATGCTGATCGATGCCGAACGCATCGCGGCAAGCACCGACGACCCGATCACCAAGCTGCGCAAGCTGATCCACAGCCACGTCGGCCTGATCATCGACCACCGCCGCGAGGTCGCGATCCAGCTGCGCGATGTCACCGCGCTGAGCGGTGAACGCGGCGCGGAGTTGCAGGAGCTGCGCGATCGGGTGCAGCACTGTTGGCAGCGGGTGATCGACGCGGGCCACGCCGCCGGGCTGCTGCGCACCGACGACCACGTGGTCACCAACAGCGTGCTCGGCATGCTGAACATGGTGACCTTCTGGTACCGACCGCACGGCGGGCGCTCCCCCGCCGAGATCGCCGACATACTCGCGACCACGTTCCTCGACGGCGTGGTGACCACCACCGACAACCACACGAAAGGCTGA
- a CDS encoding thiolase family protein has translation MTEVRIIGAARTPYGRFPERTVGELARAALDACLRDAGAQIGDIGAVFFANAGQGATMGQHTIRGQVALRGARLPGVPIVNVENACASGASALHLAVAAIRSGQVDVALAIGAEQLSVADRPTATNLFDGGIDVARRAADLARLGVRPGDGTVFMGIYAALAERYGLDQKQLAAVTAKNRGHAALNPYATYRTPMTIEEICAARVIAAPLTKPMCAPIGDGAAAILLCGPRSRFVSGRVVRVRATALASATDHVVGDDADHISSRVARIAYEQAGLGPDDVSLAEVHDATAVGEILQTRFLGLADADAAARGDTALGGRLPVNTSGGLECNGHPIGATGLGQIHELVTQLRGEAGARQVARPRIGLAENGGGFLGVEEAAVAITILEAM, from the coding sequence ATGACCGAGGTACGCATCATCGGCGCGGCGCGGACGCCTTACGGGCGCTTTCCCGAGCGCACCGTCGGCGAGTTGGCCAGGGCCGCACTCGATGCGTGTCTGCGTGATGCCGGTGCGCAGATCGGTGACATCGGGGCCGTGTTCTTCGCCAACGCGGGACAAGGCGCGACGATGGGGCAGCACACCATTCGCGGACAGGTGGCGTTGCGCGGCGCGCGTTTGCCGGGCGTGCCGATCGTCAATGTCGAGAACGCCTGCGCCAGTGGGGCATCCGCGCTGCATCTCGCCGTGGCCGCCATCCGCTCCGGACAAGTGGACGTCGCACTCGCGATCGGTGCCGAGCAGCTGTCCGTGGCCGACCGGCCGACCGCGACAAACCTGTTCGACGGCGGCATCGACGTCGCCAGGCGCGCTGCGGATCTCGCCCGCCTCGGTGTCCGGCCTGGCGACGGCACGGTATTCATGGGCATCTACGCCGCGTTGGCCGAGCGCTACGGCTTGGACCAGAAGCAACTAGCCGCGGTCACCGCGAAGAACCGCGGACACGCGGCGCTCAACCCGTACGCGACCTACCGCACGCCGATGACCATCGAGGAGATCTGCGCGGCACGGGTCATCGCAGCGCCGCTCACCAAACCGATGTGCGCGCCTATCGGCGACGGGGCCGCCGCGATCCTGTTGTGCGGCCCGCGTTCCCGGTTCGTCAGCGGACGCGTGGTCCGGGTCCGGGCCACCGCGCTGGCCTCCGCCACCGACCACGTGGTCGGCGACGACGCCGACCACATCAGCAGCAGGGTGGCCCGAATCGCCTACGAACAGGCGGGTCTCGGCCCCGACGACGTCTCGCTGGCGGAGGTGCACGACGCGACCGCCGTCGGGGAGATCCTGCAAACTCGCTTTCTCGGCCTGGCCGACGCCGACGCCGCCGCGCGCGGCGACACCGCGCTCGGCGGGCGGCTACCCGTCAATACGTCCGGCGGCCTGGAATGCAACGGGCATCCGATCGGTGCCACCGGTCTCGGCCAAATCCACGAACTGGTCACCCAATTGCGTGGCGAAGCGGGCGCGCGCCAGGTCGCCCGGCCCCGCATCGGCCTCGCCGAAAACGGTGGCGGGTTCCTCGGTGTCGAGGAAGCCGCCGTCGCGATCACCATCTTGGAGGCGATGTGA
- a CDS encoding SDR family NAD(P)-dependent oxidoreductase translates to MSLTDKVVVVTGGSRGLGKEMVLAFAAAGANVVIASRKLDSCVALAEEVETTHGRRALPVACNVSDWAQCDALVETVYAEFGRVDVLVNNAGLSPLYPSLDQVSEELFDKVIGVNLKGPFRLSSLIGTRMAADGGGSIINISSIEAVRPAPFAVPYAAAKAGLNSLTAGLAQSFGPTVRVNTIQCGAFATDIAKAWTDEMRAQISTHNAQGRVGEPNEIVGAAIFFATDAAAFCTGATLALDGGWR, encoded by the coding sequence GTGTCGCTCACGGACAAGGTCGTCGTGGTCACCGGCGGCAGCCGGGGACTCGGCAAGGAAATGGTGCTCGCATTCGCCGCGGCCGGCGCGAACGTCGTCATCGCCAGCCGCAAACTCGACAGCTGCGTGGCGCTCGCCGAGGAGGTCGAGACCACGCACGGCCGCCGCGCCCTGCCGGTGGCCTGCAACGTCAGCGACTGGGCACAGTGCGACGCACTCGTGGAGACCGTGTACGCCGAATTCGGCCGGGTCGATGTGCTGGTGAACAACGCGGGCCTCTCACCGCTCTACCCGAGCCTGGATCAAGTATCGGAAGAGCTGTTCGACAAGGTGATCGGCGTGAATCTCAAAGGACCGTTCCGGCTTTCCTCGCTCATCGGCACCCGCATGGCGGCCGACGGTGGCGGCTCGATCATCAACATCTCCTCGATCGAGGCGGTCCGGCCCGCGCCGTTCGCGGTGCCGTACGCCGCTGCCAAGGCTGGATTGAACTCGCTCACCGCGGGTCTCGCGCAGAGCTTCGGTCCCACGGTACGGGTCAACACAATTCAGTGCGGAGCATTCGCCACCGACATCGCCAAGGCCTGGACCGACGAGATGCGCGCACAGATCAGCACGCACAACGCCCAGGGCCGGGTCGGTGAACCGAACGAGATCGTCGGCGCCGCAATATTCTTCGCTACGGACGCCGCTGCCTTCTGTACCGGCGCCACCCTCGCACTGGACGGCGGTTGGCGATGA
- a CDS encoding DM13 domain-containing protein, with the protein MVSARKIARHPFTWTLAVLLVIGLGVGLALFQPWRLFTNTTVNEAAPSVSAPAAPGSPAPQPRTIARGSLISHEHATSGTALILELPDGSRVLRLEDLDTSDGPDLHVWLTDAAVIEGKDGWFVFDDGKHTDLGSLKGNKGSQNYPIAADTDLAALTSVSIWCERFRVSFGAAQLQQT; encoded by the coding sequence ATGGTGTCCGCACGCAAAATCGCGCGTCACCCCTTCACCTGGACGCTGGCCGTCCTACTGGTAATCGGGCTGGGGGTGGGGTTGGCGCTGTTCCAGCCGTGGCGGCTGTTCACGAACACCACGGTCAACGAGGCCGCGCCGTCGGTCTCCGCCCCGGCGGCACCCGGTAGCCCCGCACCGCAGCCGCGCACCATCGCCCGCGGCAGCCTCATCTCGCATGAGCACGCGACCTCGGGCACCGCGCTGATCCTCGAACTGCCCGACGGCAGCCGGGTGCTCCGACTGGAGGACCTGGATACCTCGGACGGCCCCGACCTGCACGTCTGGCTCACCGACGCCGCGGTGATCGAAGGCAAGGATGGCTGGTTCGTCTTCGACGACGGCAAGCACACCGACCTCGGCAGCCTCAAAGGCAACAAGGGCAGCCAGAACTACCCCATCGCCGCCGACACCGACCTGGCCGCACTGACCAGCGTCTCGATCTGGTGCGAGCGATTCCGCGTGTCCTTCGGCGCCGCGCAGCTCCAGCAAACCTGA
- a CDS encoding zinc-binding dehydrogenase, with protein MKALTYQGPRQISYSELPDPTLTAPDSAIIQVTATGICGSDLHIYSGHGFTDNVGYSVGHEAVGTIVELGSEVRGLAVGDRVLVAASAGCDRCAKCRVGIVAACERTPLAIDACYGLGGSLPGGQAQLLAVPHAKGNLVRLPDGVSDEAAVVLTDNAPTAWYGARRARIAPGETVVVIGLGPVGLMAIQSAFAMGAARVLGVDLIPERRKQAAELGAEPVEADDPKLAIREMLGGGADVAIEAVGADATIKLAISAVGHRGRVSVIGVSQNRAYPFHMPLAQVKELEFHIGLCSIQYELPTLLKLTAAGRLRPEAVVTHPLPMSDGANAYRLFAERADGVSKVVLDPAR; from the coding sequence ATGAAAGCACTGACTTACCAAGGCCCGCGACAGATCTCGTACTCCGAGCTGCCCGATCCGACGCTGACCGCGCCGGACAGCGCCATCATCCAGGTCACCGCGACCGGCATCTGCGGCAGCGACCTGCACATCTACAGTGGGCACGGCTTCACCGACAACGTCGGCTACAGCGTTGGGCACGAGGCCGTCGGTACGATCGTCGAGCTCGGTTCCGAGGTGCGTGGCCTCGCAGTCGGCGACCGAGTGCTGGTCGCCGCGTCGGCGGGTTGCGACCGCTGCGCCAAGTGCCGGGTTGGCATTGTCGCGGCCTGCGAGCGCACGCCGCTGGCCATCGACGCCTGCTACGGGCTCGGCGGCTCGCTGCCCGGCGGCCAGGCGCAACTGCTGGCCGTACCGCACGCCAAGGGAAACCTGGTGCGGCTGCCCGATGGCGTCAGCGACGAAGCCGCGGTCGTGCTCACCGACAACGCGCCGACCGCCTGGTACGGCGCCCGCCGCGCGCGCATCGCCCCCGGTGAGACCGTGGTGGTGATCGGACTCGGACCGGTCGGGCTGATGGCGATCCAGTCGGCGTTCGCGATGGGGGCGGCGCGCGTGCTCGGCGTCGACCTGATCCCCGAACGGCGCAAGCAGGCCGCCGAACTCGGCGCCGAGCCGGTCGAAGCGGACGACCCGAAACTCGCGATCCGCGAAATGCTCGGCGGCGGCGCCGATGTCGCGATCGAGGCGGTCGGCGCCGACGCCACCATCAAGTTGGCCATCAGCGCGGTCGGGCACCGCGGCCGGGTCAGTGTCATCGGTGTCAGCCAGAACCGGGCGTATCCGTTCCACATGCCGCTGGCACAGGTCAAGGAGCTCGAATTCCATATCGGGCTGTGCTCGATCCAATACGAGCTGCCTACCTTGCTGAAGCTGACCGCGGCCGGTCGGCTCCGCCCGGAAGCCGTTGTCACCCATCCGCTCCCGATGTCCGACGGCGCCAACGCCTACCGGCTCTTCGCCGAACGCGCGGACGGCGTGAGCAAGGTTGTGCTGGACCCGGCCCGATGA
- a CDS encoding acyl-CoA dehydrogenase family protein, with translation MAWDFETDPDYQKKLDWAAEFVRTEVEPLDLLYPNPYDRTNKEAMALMRPLKEQVKEQGLWACHLGPELGGQGYGQMKLALLNEVLGTSVWAPSVFGCQAPDSGNAEILAHYGTAEQKAKYLEPLLAGEIGSCYVMTEPTGGSDPTLFKARAVRDGDHWVINGEKWFNSNAQFASFHIVMVVTDPDVSPYQGMSMFIVPAETPGLEIVKNFHVHGFSEHEGHLRFTDVRVPADHLLGAEGQGFIVAQTRLGGGRVHHAMRTVALVRKAFDMMAERAVSRPMRKGPLAGLQMTQERIADSWIEMEQFRLLVLRTAWRIDKEQDYLKVRKDIAAIKVAMPKVMHDIAQRALHLHGAIGVSTDLPFVDMMNYAEVMAIADGPTEVHKITLAKEVLKDYTPGDPVYPSGYRPALREKARELVAERLEHIVGNL, from the coding sequence ATGGCTTGGGATTTCGAGACCGACCCGGACTACCAGAAGAAGCTGGACTGGGCGGCGGAATTCGTCCGCACCGAGGTGGAGCCGCTGGACCTGCTGTACCCGAACCCGTACGACCGCACCAACAAAGAGGCGATGGCGCTCATGCGCCCGCTCAAGGAGCAGGTCAAAGAACAGGGGCTGTGGGCATGCCACCTCGGTCCCGAGCTCGGCGGCCAGGGCTACGGGCAGATGAAGCTGGCGCTGCTCAACGAGGTGCTCGGCACCTCGGTCTGGGCGCCGTCGGTATTCGGCTGCCAGGCACCGGATTCCGGCAACGCCGAGATCCTGGCGCACTACGGCACCGCCGAGCAGAAGGCGAAGTATCTGGAGCCGCTGCTGGCCGGTGAGATCGGCTCCTGTTATGTGATGACCGAGCCCACCGGCGGTTCGGACCCGACGCTGTTCAAGGCGCGCGCGGTACGCGACGGCGACCACTGGGTGATCAATGGCGAGAAGTGGTTCAACTCCAACGCGCAGTTCGCCAGCTTCCACATCGTCATGGTGGTCACCGACCCGGATGTCAGCCCGTACCAGGGCATGTCGATGTTCATCGTGCCCGCCGAGACCCCCGGCCTCGAGATCGTCAAGAACTTCCACGTGCACGGGTTCAGCGAACACGAAGGCCACCTGCGGTTCACCGATGTCCGCGTCCCCGCCGACCACCTGCTCGGCGCCGAGGGCCAGGGCTTCATCGTGGCGCAGACCCGCCTCGGCGGCGGCCGCGTGCACCACGCCATGCGCACGGTCGCGTTGGTGCGCAAGGCCTTCGACATGATGGCCGAGCGTGCCGTCTCCCGGCCGATGCGCAAGGGCCCGCTGGCCGGCCTGCAGATGACCCAGGAACGCATCGCGGACAGCTGGATCGAGATGGAGCAGTTCCGCCTGCTGGTGCTGCGCACCGCGTGGCGCATCGACAAGGAACAGGACTACCTGAAGGTGCGCAAGGACATCGCCGCCATCAAGGTGGCCATGCCGAAGGTGATGCACGACATCGCCCAGCGCGCACTGCATCTGCACGGCGCGATCGGCGTCAGCACCGATCTGCCCTTCGTGGACATGATGAACTACGCCGAGGTGATGGCGATCGCCGACGGCCCCACCGAGGTCCACAAGATCACCCTCGCCAAAGAGGTCCTGAAGGACTACACGCCGGGAGATCCGGTGTACCCCAGCGGCTACCGTCCCGCCCTGCGCGAAAAGGCGCGCGAGCTGGTGGCCGAACGCCTCGAACACATCGTCGGCAACCTGTAG